The proteins below come from a single Demetria terragena DSM 11295 genomic window:
- a CDS encoding 1-aminocyclopropane-1-carboxylate deaminase produces MRLHEFPRYPLTFGPSPIHHLKRVSGHLGGAQVWAKREDVNSGLAYGGNKIRKLEYLVPDILESGADVLVSIGGYQSNHTRQVAAVAAHLGLQCRLVQETWVPWEDPTNSQVGNILLSRMMGADSRLDDAGFDIGIRDSWKQALEEVEASGGRPYAIPAGASEHRLGGLGFANWAFEVAEQEKALGVVFDTIVVCTVTGSTHAGMIAGFAALEDLTGITRRVIGIDASATIQKTRDQVGRIARHTAELIELGRELRDDEIEVLDGWAGELYGLPVDSTMEAMSLAARLEAMITDPVYEGKSFAGLIDLVRTGEISADSNVLYAHLGGQPALNAYHRLWDPDASPL; encoded by the coding sequence ATGAGACTGCACGAGTTCCCCCGCTACCCCTTGACCTTCGGACCGAGCCCAATCCATCACTTGAAGCGCGTCTCCGGCCACCTCGGCGGAGCCCAGGTCTGGGCGAAGCGGGAGGACGTCAACAGTGGGCTTGCTTACGGCGGCAACAAGATTCGCAAACTCGAGTATCTCGTACCGGACATTTTGGAGTCCGGCGCTGATGTCCTGGTCTCGATCGGCGGCTACCAGTCGAACCACACTCGACAAGTTGCCGCCGTGGCTGCGCACCTCGGCCTGCAGTGCCGACTGGTGCAGGAAACCTGGGTGCCCTGGGAAGACCCCACCAACAGTCAGGTGGGAAACATCCTGCTGTCCCGCATGATGGGCGCCGACAGTCGACTGGACGACGCCGGCTTCGACATTGGAATCCGCGACTCCTGGAAGCAGGCGCTGGAGGAGGTTGAAGCATCCGGTGGTCGGCCGTATGCCATCCCCGCCGGCGCTTCCGAGCACCGACTCGGGGGCCTGGGCTTTGCGAACTGGGCGTTCGAGGTCGCTGAGCAGGAGAAGGCCCTCGGTGTCGTCTTCGACACCATCGTGGTGTGCACCGTCACCGGCTCGACCCACGCCGGGATGATTGCCGGGTTCGCCGCACTAGAAGATCTCACAGGCATCACCCGCCGGGTGATCGGCATTGATGCCTCCGCGACCATTCAGAAGACCCGCGACCAGGTCGGTCGAATTGCCCGCCACACAGCCGAACTCATCGAACTAGGCCGTGAACTGCGCGATGACGAGATCGAGGTTCTCGACGGATGGGCCGGTGAACTCTATGGCCTCCCAGTCGATTCGACGATGGAAGCGATGAGCTTGGCGGCGCGGCTCGAAGCGATGATTACCGACCCGGTCTATGAGGGAAAGTCTTTCGCCGGGCTGATTGACCTGGTACGCACCGGTGAGATTTCGGCAGACTCGAACGTGCTGTATGCCCACCTCGGCGGCCAGCCTGCGCTCAACGCCTATCACCGCCTATGGGACCCCGACGCAAGCCCTCTCTAG